In the genome of Strix uralensis isolate ZFMK-TIS-50842 chromosome 19, bStrUra1, whole genome shotgun sequence, the window CAAGGCGCCTGCCAGCACTATCTGCACATCCGACCGGCTCCCAGCGACAACTTGCCCTTGGTGGATCTAATCGAGCACCCGGACCCTATCTTTGACCCCAAGGAGAAGGATCTTAACGAGACCTTGCTAAGGAACCTCATGGGCGGACACTTCGACCCTAACTTTATGGCCATTTCCTTGCCCGAGGACCGGCTGGGGGTGGACGATCTAGCTGAGCTGGACTTGCTGCTCAGGCAGAGACCCTCGGGAGCGATGCCCAGCGAAATCAAAGGGCTGGAGTTTTACGACGGGCTGCAGCCGGGCAAGAAGCACAGGCTGAGCAAGAAGCTGCGCAGGAAGCTGCAGATGTGGCTCTGGTCCCAGACCTTCTGCCCGGTCCTATACACGTGGAACGATCTCGGCAGCCGCTTTTGGCCCCGgtatgtcaaagtgggcagctgCTACAGTAAAAGGTCTTGTTCAGTCCCAGAAGGCATGGTTTGCAAACCTGCCAAGTCCGTGCATTTAACGATCCTGAGGTGGAGGTGCCAGCGCCGCGGAGGGCAGAGGTGCACATGGATACCCATCCAGTACCCCATCATTTCGGAGTGCAAGTGCTCCTGCTAGGGCTTGCACTTACCTTTTCTCGCCCCTTCTCCGGCGGACTCACGTGGACCTTGgctgcaacaaaaataaaagacatttgcTTTCTGGTTAACGTTGTAATGCACTGTAACGTGTAGGAGAATGTATATTGTGTGTATATATGGCACCGTTTTAATATACTATTAAAAGGTCAGTATTATACGTGAAATAATCAGCGTCTACTGTATTTTTAAGACTATTACCCTGATCGTTGctaatgtatctttttttttttttttgtatttatattccAGAGAGAAGTTGCTTCGCTTTGGCGAAGTAGtctttttgttggggtttttgtttgttttgttgttttttttaataaaaggattaaaaaatacaaaccaaaattTTTGATAAGAAAACGTTTTAAAGCTATTTTCCATTATTCGGAAAACGTgtgtgtgaggtttttttctttttccttatggactttagatttaaaataaaagtgaaaaaacgCCTAGAGCACAATGTTATTGTAAATAGAGAGAACAGTTTGAATGACTTAATCCTATGTAAATGAAGAGTATCTGCTATTTATTCTTTATATCCTTGTAGTAAAAGTGCAGTGCAGAATTAAAGTCAACCACTAAAACACGAGCCGTTTGgattctgtttgctttttggtttggCCACCTTCGGGGGggctttcttctctctcctcctcgttCTCCACGCTCAGCGGGACGTTTCGCGGTGGCAGGGGGAGGTGGGGACCTGCTCAGGACTCTGCTCGAGGGGCATCTTTGGCACCGCCACCACAGGAGTACCCCGGGTcccggccccgcgggcggggcgggcgagGCGCGGCCGCGCAGTCCCCCCGCGGAGCCGCTCACCCGCAGCCGCGCAGGCGGGGGCGCGCTCGGTGGCAGCTGGgtcgggatttttttttttaaccgctTGACATTTCATTTACAACGGGACACGTGTCTTTCACACCTACCATTGTGGTGGGACACTGCTGAAACTTGACCCTTGGGCTTTGGGGGTTTTCAGCGCAGACACGTTATTAGCCTGATCCTATGACAGCCTCGCACACCCTCCCTGCCCGGCCGCGCTCGCCCCTCGCAGCCCGGTTAACTCTTTGGGCTCCCGCCAGCCCCCGGCCGAGCTCTCCACTGGCCACCCGGGGCTTGCGCCGCGCCGCTCAGGGacgtgccccccaccccccggccccgcttCCCTCGGGCATGCCTGGGAGCACCGGGCTCCGCCGCGCCCGGGGACGCCGCTGCCTCCGCGGTGCGCGCTGGCTCCGCGGCCGCGCTTTCCCCGGCCCGCCCTCCGCGGAGCCCGCGGCGCCGCtccgcccgctccccccggccgcccgctccccccggcgCGGTGCAGCCCGCGGGCTCCGCTCCAGCCCCGCGGGCTCCGCTCCGGCCCCGCGCTCCGCTCTCCGCTCCGCGGAGCGGGGCACCGGCGGTGGGGGGATGTCCCCGGCCCGCGGGGCGCGCTGTGCTCCGCGGGGCGCGTTAACTGTCCTCCCGCGGCTCTGCAAGGACCCGTTGCAATTACCGAAGTATTTGGCTTTTACGTGCTGGGAGACCCGACGGTTAGTATCTCATAGATACcaactgcaaaaacaaactctCCACGTGTTCTTCAAAGGCTCCCTGACAGTGCAGAAAGCCTTTTCCTTATTTATCTTGGAatcaaaaaaccttttttttttttttttttttttcccaaactgtgAGGGAATCTATGCTAATTATTTTAAACCCGTGGGTCTTTCATTGACACAACCCAGCCCTGCTTTCTCTAACGTTTAGTTCGCGTATCTCCGAATGCATATTCATTCCCTCTCTCACTCTTTCGGTGCGTTTTACCACCCGTCTCTTTGCTTCTAATTTcaatagtttggaaaaaaaaatcagatcttgGGACATTTAGGGTATTCATTAACCTAGTGAAGAGGAACAGAGGCATTATTACTCACATAGAAGGCACCCTGCCCCCATGTCTATCTAAGGGTTCATTGTAAAAGGATTAAAAGTTAAAGACCTTCATCTTATGATTCTTTCATTTAATCTTCGTGGCGCCTGAAAGACATGCTGGATGGATGatcacatttaaaatattcctaaTGTCGGCTACCTTAGGACTCCAGGCAGGGCAAACAAACGTAATTTATTTCTAGAAGAAAGGGTATATTGAGATGTTTAAGTTTATGAACCACCATTACCATGTATATTTGTTAGGTTCTGACAAATACCCAAATAACATTAAAATCAGCCATTCATCACATATGAATTTATGCAAAACCTTCTATGCCTGGGGCCAATATTTTTTTAGACAGAGtttcacttgcaaaaaaaaaaaaaaaagtttatttaaaaaaaaaaaagccaaaagcaagAGTTTTTCATGACTGGTAAACACGAGAATTATGTGAACAGAAACTATTTCATGCTGGGATGGCAGCCAGGGACTCGGGAATGTCAACAAAAGTTCTCCGAAGGTTGAAAATGTCACTGGATTACAATACAAGGTCCTTTGCCCCATTAGCAAACTTTACTAAAGTAATATTCCCACTCCTTAGTGAGGGGACTCACCCAGTGATTTATCTGTCTGTGATCGAAGCAATGGGGCAAACAGAGACTTCATCTGGAAGCCAACTCCTGACCGTCTAAAGATTTTGAATTTTTATGTGTGCAGAGAGATGTGTGTATTTGTGTTAGGCGAGTGTAAAATAAGTATGTTGTTAATATAGTCATATCTATCACCATATCTGTCCTATTTTTAATCTGATAGTCATTGTAATCAGTAAGACATATGTACATACATGGTTTCTCAAATAATAACACCCTGTTACTAATAAATTTACAAGAATATTTTGggttaaaaaaatcaagtttcaccATCCACAaggcctgtgattttttttttttttttaaataactacattttgtcagCTGGTAGAGCAAAAATAAACTAGTAGTTTTCACTGTTGTTTCTGGTCAGGTTCACTTTCTGGTCCTCCTGCCCTAGTGTTGAAATGTTTGGCTTGTAGTGGAAGTGTTTCAagccaaacaaataaaatatctttctgatGAATGTTTCTATGCAAATCTTTTTAATATTAGATTTTGtaatatgtttttaaagcaaaattgaaTTATGgctattttaaattgaaatcaaTTCATAACACTGCCAATTTTTGTTTGCTGATCTTTGTAGTGGCATCATAAGACCTCACAGAGACCACTGTGGGGAAGAAATAAGAAGGGAAAGGTTGAAAGTATGCTTTTAGttattcttcagtttcttcttttgcaATTTTAGTGTCTTAAGGCATAATATTGgaaatttaaattcatttctaGCTCCGCCATAGCTTCATAACCTCGGTTGAGTCCTTTAACCAATGTGCTGCAGTTCCTTGTGAGGAGTACAGGACTTCATCTTCTTTGTCAGCGTAGTTAGTCTTTATCCAGAATAATTTGTTCTCTCACACCATGTGTTCATTCAAAATCTAGTAAAGTTAAGGCCCAGTGTTCAAGGGGCGGTTCCCTGATGGTATTTGATTTAACGTTCAAGCCATTATTTTTGCCAGTGCAGAACTGTATCTTATGTAGCATTCTCAAACGCTTTATACTTCTGTTTATCAGGAAAAGCATGTGGCTTTCAACAAAAGTTGTGATGTTGTAGGCTAATTTGAAAGTCCTAAGAGTAACACAGTtgataaaaggataaaaaaaaagtagacCGGAGTAAGTTGTCCAAATGTTTGTAATAAGCTCATTCAAAATTAGACCAGATAGtgtgaagaaaaataaccaaCTCGGAAAACTTTGTTACACATACCGTTAAAGTGTGGTGTCCTCACAGGCGTACttgactgaaaaaatatatttgattcattttatccttttcaaAATACCACCACAAAGATAAATTCTTGAGATTGCATGAGTGCATGATGGAGTCATCACAAAAATAACCACAGCTAGAAATGAGAGCAGTAGTGTTTGTATAAATACTGGACAAGTTTTTCCTCTTCCATAGTTTTAATAGAGAAATAATCTTAATTTAGTAACGTCAACAGCTGCTAAAAAAATTCCTAGCAGTTCACCTTACTTGGGTTGTGTTATATAAATGTAATCTGCACCATGTTGGCTGGATCTTGGATCCATTAAAAAGAAGATATTCCAGCTCGGAGATTTGCCAGGAATCTTCATCGAAAGTTGAAATAAATATAATGACGTCATCATATAACATAACATCATAGCTTTCAAGGTAAGCCAAACCAAAGGTATGTTGGCAGGGGAATGCTGCCACCTGGTAGATCCATGCTAGGAATAGATACGATACTCTCATCCAGCGGGGAGGAGAATAGCCACACTCTTCCTGGAGTGCCCACAAGGATCCTGCAGTCTTTCTGTGCATGCAAGTCCTCTGGGAGTCTTACTACACACGAGAGCTGCAGAATCTGTGTCAATGCTCTCTTTTAGGAGAGCAGCTACAGCAAATTTGAAGAGACCCTTTCATTCCCTCTTCCTTGCTCCCGGACCAAGCAAGAAGCTCCAATGGTTAAAAGGAAGGGAATGAATACATTCACTTGAAACAACTGTTGGAACGGTTCAGAGGGGAACAGAAATATTCAGCAATCAACATTAAAGACTCTAAATCCCTAGAGGTGTTATTGCAGGATCAGCAGCTTACAGCCCTCTTTCGTGAAGGCTGGGTACCAACGTATTACTGGTAAGTCTCCCGCAGCTAGTTCTCTGTGGGGAAAAGCAGCTGCTCTATGTGATGTGTTTCCTGAAGAGTCTGAGAGGAGAGATACTGGAAGAGAAGTCTGCATGTGTGTAACGTCACAGTGAGTCATGTCTCTGCTGAACTGGAGGACAGGACCTGCAGAGGTGGCCCAATTTAGCTTCTAACTCTTCAGGTGGATAGTTAGATGGAAACCAGCTGAGAACAGATGCTCTGGGGGCTCACTGGTTGCACGTTCTGCTGCCATTAAGCCCGGTTCTGAACCAACATGCAAGACCAGACCAACCTGTGTGTGCACTTGGGCCCAGTCAAGCTGCAGAAATCCCAGAAAGCTTAACAGCCATCCCTGTGAGGGCCTCTGGCCGTGTGTGGGTGCTCCTGTTCAAGAGCTACCACCAAGCTAAAGGCAACACTACGGACTGAAGGTGCACAGATCTTAGCACTGGCTAGGCTGGAGCCTACTCTTCACCTAAGATAGACATTCCCCAGGACTCAAGTCTCTCCCTTAGAGAATCCAAGAGTACTAGCTGCATCAGATAATCATAACAGAGTTTGAAAATAGGTTTCACACTCCCtcctcagcttttttttccctcatgagAGGGGGAGTGGCAAGACTCCCATCACAAAGAACGTTACTCAGAACCAGAACAGATCTTAAGGCACAACACTAAAAACCTGTATGCAATGGAGAAGGACTGGGTGGCTCGGGGGATTGGTAATGGTATAAAGAGCTTTTCACCGCTAGGCTTCTGGCTTCAATCCAGAGGTAGTAACTGAAAGCCACAGTCATCTGATGCCTGCACAGTGGGCTGTGTAGAATGAGTTGTTGGTCTCTGCATAGATCCTACCAAGCAGGATCCAGATCACAAAGCCACCACCAGAACTGACATGCTTGCAAGGATTCTCAATGcaaagagagaaatgaaacagGAACGAGGATGTTTGATCTGTTTGTGATTTAGTAGCAATAAGGGTAtattgttgttggggttttttgtttgtcttgtgGGGGAGGGCTTAATATAGGAGAATATAACCCGTCTAGTCCCTTGTACAGATACAACACTAATAGTATTTTCCTTCTGGCATAGTACTATCTTTATATTTGACCTACACCTGGCAACTTATTACCTGGTTTGGATGCAAAACCACAGTCCAGAGGAAGATGCAGCAAATGCAAGGGCCATACTCTGCTGTATTAATCGAAAGTGCCTGCTGCACTGCGTGGTGTGGTGCAAATTACTTTACAGTAAATTATGTAGGCACAAACATCTTGTGCCTACCAGTAGAAATAGATTCTGCTCGCTGGGTTGGTCTGCTTTAGTTAAGGCAGAGCAACTTTCCAGGGCTCAGGTTAGAGTTTACCCTTTCATAGGACCCCCAATCATGCAGCTCTGAACACACATTTCTCTGAACAAAGGATGGAACAGACTGTGATTCAGAATATGCTTGCCAAGCTGCTGTGTTGTACCTGTGCAATAAAAAAAGCCAGCACCTTTCTCAGCAATAAATAAGCTGGTTTTAACTTCAAGTATTAGGAAAAAGAAGTACATAAAACCAATACATATTTATATAAGGGCCAGTGTAAACATCACTCTTCTGTTTCAGAATGAACCTTCTGGTATTCCAAGCACTTCATAATATTGTCTGTGAGTGAAAAAtggacagaaaataattttccttcacTCCCCCTCCTAGTTTGCTTTGGACATTTAGAGATACTGCATATCTAGTTGGTTTTATTTTGCCCATTGCATAGATTTGTTCCTCCAAGGGCACTCTGTTTCTTTCATACAGCAACAGAATACTggaaaatattgaataaatatTACTGTAAACATGCATAAATTAGTAGACGGACTTTATAGCCCGGTGAGACAAGCTAAAATACTATCTTTTAAAATTGAGTGGACTTCCAAGTTCATCATGTCCTTTTGGAATAAGTGGATAAAAACTTGGTTTGTAGGTAATACTTGCACAATAAATGACATCATTGACTTGAACCTTGAAGGTCTTGTAAATAAGCCTCACTGTCTTAGTTATAATCAAGCCCTAAATTAAGTCTTAGTGCTACATTAGAAACCTTTCTCATGGCCTTAGAAGCACTTAGGTATCTCTCCCCTCTGTCTTGTTGATTCTGCTCGCAGGCCATTGGCTTCAGAAGGGTGTGAAGAGTCCCTTTTCACCAAGTAGTTTACTGAATCCGGATCCattattgtggtgggttgaccctggctgcCCACCagagctgctctatcactccccctcctcaactggacaggagagagaaaatataatgaaaggctcgcgggtcaagataaggacagggagatcactcagcgATTACTGTCTTGGGCAAAACAGAcccaacttggggaaattagcttaatttattaccaatcaaatcagggtaggataatgagaaataaaaccaaatcttaaaacaccctcacccatcccttcttccaaggcttaacttcactcccaattttctctatcTCGTCTcccccagcagagcagggagcagggatgggggttgtggtaAGTTCATCAccttctgtctctgctgctccttcctcctcagggggaggactcctcacactcttcctgtgctccagtgtggggtccctcccacaggaggcagttctccatgaacttctccaacatgagtccttctcatgagctgcagttcttcatgaactgctccagggtgggtcccccacggggtcacaagtcctgccagcaaacctaatccagtgtgggctcctctctccagggggccacaggtcctgccaggagcctgctccagcgcgggctttccacagggtcacagcctccttcgggcacccacctgctctggcatggggtcctccatgggatGCAGGTGAATTCTGccccaccattaacctccatggatgcagggcacagctgcct includes:
- the NOG gene encoding noggin, yielding MDHSQCLVTIYALVVVLGLRLEQGACQHYLHIRPAPSDNLPLVDLIEHPDPIFDPKEKDLNETLLRNLMGGHFDPNFMAISLPEDRLGVDDLAELDLLLRQRPSGAMPSEIKGLEFYDGLQPGKKHRLSKKLRRKLQMWLWSQTFCPVLYTWNDLGSRFWPRYVKVGSCYSKRSCSVPEGMVCKPAKSVHLTILRWRCQRRGGQRCTWIPIQYPIISECKCSC